One part of the Malus sylvestris chromosome 2, drMalSylv7.2, whole genome shotgun sequence genome encodes these proteins:
- the LOC126590665 gene encoding uncharacterized protein LOC126590665 produces the protein MFGTAIRCIARKPKPPMKPIELNTPPEQTQTITRAIFDIVKEHGPLTISETWDHVKKVGLRGLTSKRHMKIVLRWMRERQKLRLICNHVGAQKHFLYTTWFTKHNNFKQKPKPASDSPQPKSP, from the exons ATGTTTGGGACAGCGATCAGGTGCATCGCTCGGAAACCAAAACCTCCGATGAAACCCATAGAGCTCAATACCCCACCTGAGCAGACACAGACCATCACCAGGGCCATCTTCGACATCGTCAAGGAGCACGGTCCTCTCACCATTTCCGAAACCTGGGATCACGTCAAG aaagtCGGGTTGAGAGGGTTGACGAGCAAGAGGCACATGAAGATAGTGCTGAGGTGGATGAGGGAGAGGCAGAAGCTCAGATTGATATGCAACCATGTAGGAGCTCAGAAGCACTTTCTGTACACCACTTGGTTTACAAAGCACAACAACTTCAAGCAGAAGCCAAAGCCAGCAAGTGATTCTCCACAACCCAAGTCTCCTTGA
- the LOC126590503 gene encoding uncharacterized protein LOC126590503 isoform X1, protein MAKHSVGWVAAQKRWLLALLVMVSLSTLIAFFIRAAFDTCDRGGLDVVDKRVPLGAPIGTSPSPLSFMKSKLVLLVSHELSLSGGPLLLMELAFLLRGVGTEVYWVTTMKSSDTDAVTYSLEHKMLDRGVQVLSENGQETVNTALKADLVVLNTAVSGKWLDVVLRENVPRVLPKVLWWIHEMRGHYFKLDYVKHLPLVAGSMIDSHVTAEYWENRTRERLGIKMPETFVVHLGNSKELMEVAEDNVAKRVLREHVRESLGVRSEELVFAIINSVSRGKGQDLFLRSFYESLRLIQEKKLQLPKMHAVIVGSDMTAHTKFEHELRNFVAMKKIQDRVHFVDKTLTVAPYLAAIDVLVQNSQARGECFGRITIEAMAFQLPVLGTAAGGTTEIVVNGTTGLLHPVGKAGITPLANNMVKLATHVERRLTMGKRGYERVKERFLEHHMANRIAAVLKEVLRKSDSRSDS, encoded by the exons atggccAAGCATTCCGTGGGGTGGGTCGCGGCGCAGAAGCGGTGGCTTCTGGCTTTACTCGTCATGGTCTCCCTCTCTACCTTGATCGCCTTCTTCATCAGAGCCGCGTTTGACACCTGCGATCGCGGCGGCCTTGACGTCGTCGATAAGAGGGTTCCGCTGGGGGCGCCCATTGGGACCAGTCCTAGCCCCCTCAGCTTCATGAAGTCCAAGCTCGTGCTCTTGGTCTCCCACgagctttctctttctg GTGGACCTTTGTTGTTGATGGAGCTAGCATTTTTATTGAGAGGTGTTGGCACTGAAGTTTATTGGGTTACAACCATGAAATCGTCAGATACAGATGCTGTAACATACAGTTTGGAGCATAAGATGTTGGACCGAGGAGTGCAG GTCCTCTCTGAAAATGGCCAAGAAACTGTGAATACAGCTCTCAAAGCTGATTTGGTTGTATTGAACACCGCAGTTTCTGGGAAATGGTTGGATGTTGTTCTTAGGGAAAATGTTCCCCGTGTTCTCCCAAAAGTGTTGTGGTGGATTCATGAAATGCGTGGCCATTACTTCAAATTGGATTATGTTAagcacctcccacttgttgcaGGTTCTATGATAGATTCACATGTAACAGCAGAATATTGGGAGAATAGGACTCGAGAGCGTTTGGG TATCAAAATGCCCGAGACCTTTGTTGTTCACCTTGGAAACAGCAAGGAACTTATGGAAGTTGCTGAGGACAATGTGGCAAAGCGAGTTTTGCGTGAGCATGTCCGGGAGTCTCTTGGAGTTCGAAGTGAAGAACTAGTATTTGCCATCATTAACA GTGTTTCGCGCGGAAAAGGCCAGGATTTGTTTTTGCGTTCCTTCTATGAAAGCTTGCGACTGATCCAAGAGAAGAAGCTGCAACTGCCAAAAATGCATGCTGTAATTGTGGGGAGTGACATGACTGCTCATACCAAgttcgagcatgaattacgtaaCTTTGTAGCGATGAAGAAAATTCAAGATCGTGTTCATTTTGTAGACAAAACTCTGACTGTAGCTCCGTATCTGGCTGCAATTGATGTCCTTGTTCAAAATTCGCAG GCACGCGGAGAATGCTTTGGTAGGATAACCATTGAAGCCATGGCATTTCAGCTGCCAGTATTG GGAACAGCGGCAGGTGGCACCACAGAGATTGTAGTGAACGGAACGACAGGTTTGCTGCATCCTGTTGGGAAAGCAGGGATCACTCCTCTCGCGAATAATATGGTAAAACTCGCCACTCACGTTGAGAGGAGGCTTACGATGGGGAAGAGAGGCTACGAAAGGGTCAAAGAAAGGTTCCTAGAACACCATATGGCAAATAGAATAGCTGCGGTTCTGAAGGAAGTATTGCGCAAATCAGACAGCCGCTCAGATTCTTAA